Proteins encoded by one window of Phosphitispora fastidiosa:
- a CDS encoding phospholipase D family protein has protein sequence MFNIRQNSGRGFKKWKTIVVFLLLFTVAGAVYGTQKPLPEGVSVAKTPNNVSDVEFLYDLTYMKDGQKVHDQEIFDRALEIIGDAQEYIVVDMFLFNDEYNRQYSYPALSSSLADALIEKKRQHPETEITVITDEINTFYGSYPSKYLERMKDNGIRVTITDLTKIRDSNPAYSGFWRVALQWFGSRGKGWLPNAFSPDSPEVTMRSYLKLLNFKANHRKVIVTDSYSLVTSANPHDASAYHSNIAFVVAGGISEQILESETAVTAFSGNAGRQQATVNSGSEPEAGGDLQVSLLTEGKIKKHLIDSFRNSGPGDMIQMGMFYLGERDLIVELLKASERGTDIRLVLDPNKDAFGMEKNGIPNRPVASELNEKSQGRIKIRWYDTHGEQYHTKIVMIQGKQKTEIYGGSANLTRRNIGDYNLETDLKITAPNNSDLAQDAAAYFETIWNNQGGEYTLDFEKYRDDSKAKYFVYRLQEWSGLSSF, from the coding sequence ATGTTTAATATCAGGCAGAATAGCGGAAGAGGCTTTAAAAAGTGGAAAACAATTGTTGTTTTCCTGCTTTTATTTACGGTGGCAGGCGCAGTTTATGGAACGCAAAAACCGCTGCCGGAAGGTGTTTCTGTTGCCAAGACACCCAACAATGTTTCCGATGTTGAATTTCTCTATGACCTTACGTATATGAAGGATGGCCAAAAGGTTCATGATCAGGAGATTTTTGACCGGGCCCTGGAGATTATCGGGGACGCTCAGGAATATATAGTTGTCGATATGTTCCTTTTTAATGATGAATACAACCGACAGTACAGTTACCCCGCATTGTCATCAAGTCTGGCAGATGCCCTGATAGAGAAGAAGCGTCAGCACCCTGAAACAGAGATTACCGTCATTACCGACGAAATTAATACTTTTTACGGATCTTATCCCTCAAAATATCTGGAACGAATGAAGGATAACGGCATCAGGGTTACTATTACCGACCTCACGAAGATAAGGGATTCAAACCCGGCATATTCCGGTTTCTGGAGAGTAGCTCTCCAGTGGTTTGGGTCACGGGGCAAGGGGTGGCTGCCCAATGCCTTTAGTCCTGATTCTCCGGAAGTAACTATGCGTTCATATCTAAAACTGCTTAATTTTAAGGCTAATCACAGGAAGGTCATCGTAACTGACAGTTATTCTCTGGTAACATCGGCAAACCCTCATGACGCCAGCGCTTACCACTCCAATATTGCTTTTGTGGTTGCAGGTGGGATTTCAGAACAGATTCTTGAGTCTGAAACTGCGGTGACAGCTTTTTCGGGGAATGCTGGCAGACAGCAAGCCACGGTGAATAGTGGTTCAGAACCTGAAGCAGGGGGAGATTTACAGGTAAGCCTGCTGACTGAAGGGAAAATTAAAAAGCACCTGATAGATTCTTTCAGAAACTCAGGGCCTGGGGATATGATCCAAATGGGGATGTTTTATCTCGGGGAACGGGACCTCATCGTGGAACTCCTGAAGGCATCAGAGAGAGGCACTGACATAAGACTTGTCCTTGACCCCAACAAGGATGCCTTTGGTATGGAGAAAAACGGGATTCCCAACAGGCCGGTGGCGTCAGAACTTAATGAAAAGTCGCAGGGCCGGATTAAAATCAGGTGGTATGATACCCATGGTGAACAGTATCACACCAAAATTGTAATGATCCAAGGAAAGCAAAAAACTGAGATTTACGGTGGTTCGGCAAACCTGACCAGACGGAACATCGGTGATTATAACCTGGAAACAGACCTGAAAATTACCGCCCCAAACAACAGTGATTTGGCACAGGACGCAGCTGCGTATTTCGAAACAATATGGAATAACCAGGGCGGGGAATATACATTGGATTTTGAAAAATACCGTGATGATTCCAAAGCAAAGTATTTTGTCTACCGGCTGCAGGAATGGAGTGGTCTCTCCAGTTTCTAA
- a CDS encoding phosphatidylglycerophosphatase A family protein — protein MRKNIIILLASGFGLGLIPKAPGTFGTLLGLVLAVLFPDNIFLITSTVVLGIWISQEAEMALQEHDSPKIIVDEIAGYLIAVYTWNGIYLIIGFLLFRALDILKPAPINRLQKLPGGFGVMADDLAAGLITNIIMQAAVFVFLHIF, from the coding sequence ATGAGAAAAAACATCATAATTCTACTGGCATCAGGTTTCGGACTTGGTTTAATTCCCAAAGCCCCCGGAACCTTTGGCACACTTCTGGGGCTTGTGCTGGCAGTATTATTTCCTGACAATATTTTTCTGATTACCAGTACTGTGGTTCTTGGGATATGGATTTCCCAGGAGGCAGAAATGGCCCTTCAGGAGCATGACAGCCCCAAGATAATTGTTGACGAAATTGCTGGTTATTTGATTGCGGTCTATACATGGAATGGAATTTACCTGATTATTGGATTCCTGCTTTTCCGTGCCCTTGACATTCTGAAACCGGCACCGATTAACCGTCTGCAGAAACTGCCGGGGGGATTTGGAGTTATGGCAGATGACCTTGCAGCAGGTCTTATTACTAATATTATCATGCAGGCTGCAGTATTTGTTTTTTTACATATTTTTTAA
- the pgsA gene encoding CDP-diacylglycerol--glycerol-3-phosphate 3-phosphatidyltransferase has protein sequence MNLPNKITLARIILVPVFLAIVSIKIKYGHFLAAGLFILAASTDGLDGYFARKRNQVTKLGKFMDPLADKLLVSAALISLVELDKITAWVAFVIIGREFAVTGLRSIAAADGIVISASKLGKLKTISQIVAIVFLLIQDFPFSLLNIPIGKISMGVAVFFTIWSGIDYFKRARHFLKAGQK, from the coding sequence ATGAACCTGCCCAATAAGATAACCCTTGCCAGAATAATTCTGGTTCCAGTGTTTCTGGCCATTGTTTCAATAAAAATAAAATACGGTCATTTCCTGGCTGCGGGATTATTTATTTTAGCTGCCAGTACAGACGGCCTTGACGGCTATTTTGCCAGGAAACGGAACCAGGTAACCAAACTTGGCAAGTTTATGGATCCTCTCGCTGATAAACTGTTAGTTTCTGCTGCTCTGATTTCACTTGTTGAGCTTGATAAGATTACTGCTTGGGTGGCATTTGTGATTATAGGCCGGGAATTTGCGGTAACAGGGTTACGTTCAATAGCTGCTGCTGATGGTATTGTTATCTCTGCCAGTAAACTTGGTAAGTTGAAAACCATTTCACAGATAGTGGCTATTGTTTTTCTGTTAATTCAGGATTTCCCCTTCAGCTTGCTGAATATCCCAATAGGAAAAATCTCCATGGGTGTGGCCGTGTTTTTTACCATCTGGTCAGGCATTGATTACTTCAAGAGAGCCCGCCACTTCCTCAAAGCAGGTCAGAAATGA
- the rimO gene encoding 30S ribosomal protein S12 methylthiotransferase RimO: protein MYKINILSLGCAKNLVDSEVMTGMLRKAGFEITGAQDVADIIIVNTCGFISDAKEEAIDALLEAAQQKKQGSCRAIVAAGCLAQRYSNEIMQEIPEIDGLIGTGEIPRIVEVVTAVAAGEKMICVAAAPSFIYDHNMPRELLTPHYTAYIKVAEGCNNRCAYCAIPQIRGEYRSRKLESITAEARALAEKGVREINLIAQDTTRYGLDIYGEYKLDELLQGISGIDGIEWIRILYAYPTHFTDSLIEVMASNDKICKYLDIPLQHADNNILRKMNRQGSSEDVLSLIEKLRRNIPGLALRTSLIVGFPGETEQEYQTLADFVKKVRFDHLGVFVFSPEDGTPAAEMPGQVSEEIKEYRKDRLMKIQQELSYARNIGKIGEIISVLIEGKVETEAELYEGRTQYDAPEVDGIVSVRGINLKPGDIVPVKITHAYEYDLIGEVIDEPAQ, encoded by the coding sequence GTGTACAAAATAAACATTTTAAGTCTTGGTTGTGCCAAAAACCTAGTTGACAGTGAAGTGATGACAGGCATGCTCCGCAAGGCAGGCTTCGAAATTACAGGCGCTCAGGATGTCGCAGATATTATAATAGTGAATACCTGTGGCTTCATATCCGATGCTAAGGAAGAAGCAATTGATGCTTTACTTGAGGCCGCACAGCAAAAAAAACAGGGTTCCTGCAGGGCTATTGTGGCTGCCGGCTGCCTGGCCCAGCGATACAGTAATGAGATTATGCAGGAGATACCGGAAATAGACGGTTTGATAGGCACAGGTGAGATCCCGCGTATTGTTGAAGTTGTTACGGCTGTTGCTGCAGGCGAAAAAATGATCTGTGTTGCTGCGGCACCTTCTTTTATTTATGATCATAATATGCCCCGGGAGCTTTTGACCCCGCACTATACTGCTTATATAAAGGTGGCTGAGGGCTGTAACAACAGGTGTGCCTACTGTGCAATTCCTCAGATAAGGGGAGAATATCGCAGCCGAAAACTGGAGTCGATAACAGCAGAAGCCCGGGCGCTTGCTGAGAAGGGTGTCAGGGAAATTAACCTGATAGCCCAGGATACCACCAGGTACGGACTTGATATCTATGGTGAATATAAGCTTGACGAATTGCTCCAAGGCATTTCAGGAATAGACGGGATTGAGTGGATTCGGATTCTCTATGCGTATCCGACACACTTTACTGACAGCCTTATTGAAGTCATGGCCTCTAATGATAAAATATGCAAATACCTTGACATCCCGCTGCAGCATGCAGATAACAATATACTCAGGAAGATGAACAGACAGGGCAGCAGTGAAGATGTGCTCAGCCTCATCGAAAAACTGAGACGAAACATTCCCGGGCTGGCCTTAAGGACATCTTTGATTGTAGGTTTCCCCGGCGAAACAGAACAAGAATACCAGACTTTGGCCGATTTTGTAAAAAAGGTCCGTTTTGACCACCTGGGTGTGTTCGTGTTTTCTCCTGAAGATGGAACTCCGGCTGCCGAAATGCCGGGACAGGTATCTGAGGAGATTAAAGAATATCGCAAAGACAGGTTAATGAAAATACAGCAGGAGCTATCCTATGCCAGGAATATTGGTAAAATAGGGGAGATAATTTCTGTTTTGATTGAAGGAAAAGTCGAAACTGAGGCAGAATTATATGAGGGTCGTACACAATATGATGCCCCAGAGGTTGACGGAATAGTATCTGTCAGGGGCATAAACCTGAAACCAGGTGATATTGTGCCTGTGAAAATTACTCATGCCTACGAGTATGACTTGATAGGAGAGGTAATAGATGAACCTGCCCAATAA
- a CDS encoding YgiQ family radical SAM protein, with the protein MSYTDFLPMTREEMDKYHWHYVDFLVVTGDAYVDHPSFGTAIIARLLSKLGFKVGIIAQPDWHDTGDFTRLGKPRYACLVTAGNLDSMVSNYTGNRNHRKKDLYSPGGVPGKRPDRAAIVYSNRIREAWPGIPLVIGGIEASLRRLAHYDYWDNKVRRSILLDSRADILVYGMGEKQVEEIALRLANGEAIGQLTDIPGTAYVVGEKPPAGAICLPGFDEVSAAKSKYAEAFRLAYGEQDPFRGRTLVQPHGLQYVVQNAPAQPLTTEEMDAVYEMPFMRSYHPAYAKYDGIPALKEVKFSITAQRGCFGGCAFCALNFHQGCIIQPRSHDSILREARLLTELPDFKGIIHDVGGPTANFRKPACRAQLKRGTCADKHCLAPDKCKNVNVDHADLIELLRKIRSLPGVKKVFLRSGLRYDYLLYEKDPEVLREICKYHVSGQLKVAPEHVSSGVLKVMRKPGHDIYRRFTDKFYEANRLLGKKQYLVPYFIASHPGSTLKDAIELAEYIRDMGYNPEQVQDFTPTPGSLSTCIYYTGIDPLTGQKVYVPRSSKERQMQRALIQYRNPKNRGLVKEALRKAGREDLIGKGPKCLVR; encoded by the coding sequence ATGAGTTATACTGACTTTCTTCCGATGACAAGGGAAGAAATGGACAAATACCACTGGCATTATGTAGATTTTCTTGTGGTAACAGGAGATGCCTATGTGGATCATCCCAGTTTCGGGACGGCAATAATAGCACGACTGCTGTCAAAACTGGGTTTTAAGGTAGGCATAATTGCCCAGCCTGACTGGCATGACACCGGTGATTTTACCAGGCTGGGAAAACCCAGGTATGCATGCCTGGTAACGGCCGGGAACCTTGATTCCATGGTAAGTAATTATACCGGAAACCGGAATCACAGGAAAAAGGACCTGTATTCACCGGGGGGCGTGCCGGGAAAACGCCCCGACAGAGCTGCAATTGTATACTCTAACCGGATCCGGGAGGCCTGGCCGGGGATTCCGCTGGTTATTGGCGGAATTGAAGCTAGCTTACGCCGGTTGGCACATTACGACTATTGGGACAACAAGGTGAGGCGTTCCATACTTCTGGATTCCAGGGCTGATATTCTCGTCTACGGCATGGGGGAAAAGCAGGTAGAAGAAATTGCCCTGAGACTTGCCAATGGAGAAGCAATAGGGCAGCTCACCGATATTCCGGGAACTGCGTATGTGGTTGGAGAAAAACCGCCGGCAGGTGCAATCTGTCTTCCGGGGTTCGATGAAGTCAGCGCTGCAAAATCTAAATATGCTGAAGCTTTCAGGCTGGCGTACGGTGAGCAGGACCCCTTCCGGGGCAGGACCCTGGTCCAGCCTCACGGGCTGCAGTATGTGGTGCAGAATGCGCCGGCTCAGCCTCTGACAACAGAAGAAATGGATGCAGTCTATGAAATGCCGTTTATGAGGAGTTACCACCCTGCCTATGCAAAATATGATGGAATCCCAGCCCTAAAGGAAGTGAAATTCAGCATTACTGCTCAAAGAGGATGCTTTGGAGGTTGTGCCTTTTGTGCCCTTAATTTTCATCAGGGCTGTATTATTCAACCCAGGAGTCATGACTCAATTTTGCGGGAAGCCAGGCTGTTAACGGAACTGCCGGATTTCAAGGGGATCATTCATGACGTGGGGGGCCCCACTGCTAATTTCCGCAAGCCTGCCTGCAGGGCCCAGCTTAAAAGAGGCACCTGTGCGGACAAGCACTGCCTGGCCCCTGATAAATGTAAAAATGTTAACGTTGACCATGCGGACCTCATTGAACTGCTTCGCAAGATACGCAGCCTGCCTGGGGTCAAAAAGGTATTTCTGCGTTCAGGTCTGAGGTATGATTACCTCTTATATGAAAAAGACCCGGAGGTCTTAAGAGAAATCTGCAAATACCACGTCAGCGGACAACTAAAGGTAGCTCCTGAGCATGTATCTTCAGGGGTGCTTAAAGTTATGCGGAAACCGGGACACGACATCTACAGGAGGTTTACCGATAAATTCTATGAGGCCAACCGCCTGCTTGGCAAGAAGCAGTATCTTGTGCCGTATTTTATTGCATCACACCCAGGAAGCACCTTAAAAGATGCCATAGAGCTGGCCGAGTATATCAGGGATATGGGATACAACCCGGAACAGGTTCAGGACTTCACCCCGACACCGGGCAGCCTTTCTACGTGTATATATTACACTGGAATTGATCCCCTGACCGGGCAGAAGGTCTATGTGCCCCGGTCATCAAAAGAGAGACAAATGCAGAGAGCCCTTATTCAGTACCGCAACCCCAAAAACCGCGGTCTGGTGAAAGAGGCTCTGAGAAAAGCGGGCAGGGAAGATCTGATCGGAAAAGGTCCCAAATGTCTGGTCCGCTGA
- a CDS encoding YajQ family cyclic di-GMP-binding protein → MAAKENSFDIVCEVDMQEIDNSLNQARREIETRFDFKGSKSEIKFDGEVITLISDDDFKLKNVIDILESKVIKRGVDVRTLKYGKVEAAAGDTVKQQVNIQQGIESELAKDIVKEIKKSKIKVQASIQGDKVRVAGKNRDDLQAVIQLLKEKEYDIPLQFTNYRSS, encoded by the coding sequence ATGGCAGCCAAAGAGAACAGCTTTGATATAGTATGTGAGGTTGATATGCAGGAAATTGACAATTCTCTCAATCAGGCAAGACGGGAAATTGAAACCCGCTTTGATTTTAAGGGCAGCAAGAGTGAGATAAAATTTGATGGAGAAGTGATTACTCTTATTTCAGATGATGATTTCAAGCTGAAAAACGTTATTGATATCCTGGAATCAAAGGTTATCAAGAGAGGTGTAGACGTCAGGACATTAAAGTATGGCAAGGTTGAAGCTGCCGCTGGAGATACAGTGAAGCAGCAGGTAAATATACAGCAGGGAATTGAGTCTGAACTTGCCAAAGACATTGTCAAAGAAATCAAAAAATCAAAAATTAAGGTCCAGGCTTCCATTCAGGGGGATAAAGTCAGAGTCGCCGGGAAAAACCGGGATGACCTGCAGGCGGTAATTCAACTGCTTAAGGAAAAGGAATATGATATTCCCCTGCAGTTCACCAATTACCGTTCCAGTTGA
- a CDS encoding helix-turn-helix domain-containing protein: MGGIGDNLKNARESKGISLRKAEEDTKIRKKYLQALEEGNYEVIPGRVYAKGFLRNYANYLGLDQDEILMEYKLLGTPVREGFQESEFKKKYQQRRTNRSNRKTYLMTAVIALLAVFTLVVYGYINKDNGGLGLQDEDNTPPTEQTDKNDGRNTGEGDNQEDANVQQEQQSDEPGEAGIPPAGQNEGQGGAEGVQQNTMTILLKGKDQVCWINIRVDGANTFTGNIVPGETKTFTGSSVVMTLGNAGAVEVVKDGTSLGVLGGYGEVVKNREFSAETL, encoded by the coding sequence ATGGGCGGCATTGGAGATAATCTTAAGAATGCGCGGGAGTCCAAAGGCATAAGCCTGAGGAAGGCTGAGGAAGACACGAAAATCAGGAAAAAATACCTCCAGGCACTTGAGGAAGGGAACTATGAGGTTATTCCGGGAAGAGTATATGCAAAGGGATTTCTACGTAATTATGCAAACTACCTTGGTCTTGACCAGGATGAAATACTTATGGAATATAAATTGCTGGGCACACCGGTGCGGGAAGGTTTTCAGGAATCCGAGTTCAAAAAGAAGTATCAGCAGCGGAGGACAAACCGTTCCAACAGAAAGACTTACCTGATGACAGCAGTGATCGCTCTTCTGGCGGTCTTTACACTTGTGGTTTACGGCTATATAAATAAAGACAATGGAGGTCTGGGGTTACAGGATGAGGACAATACTCCGCCAACTGAACAAACAGACAAAAACGATGGCCGGAACACAGGTGAAGGCGATAATCAGGAAGACGCCAATGTGCAGCAGGAACAGCAGTCGGACGAGCCGGGAGAAGCGGGAATTCCTCCTGCGGGGCAGAATGAAGGCCAGGGCGGTGCAGAAGGTGTTCAGCAGAATACCATGACAATTTTGCTCAAGGGTAAGGACCAGGTCTGCTGGATAAATATCCGGGTTGACGGGGCAAACACTTTTACCGGGAATATAGTTCCCGGGGAAACCAAAACCTTTACCGGAAGCAGTGTTGTAATGACCCTTGGCAATGCGGGAGCTGTTGAGGTTGTAAAGGACGGAACCAGCCTGGGGGTTTTGGGGGGATATGGAGAGGTGGTCAAAAACAGAGAATTTAGTGCGGAAACTCTGTAA
- the mnmH gene encoding tRNA 2-selenouridine(34) synthase MnmH codes for MSNEISVREALELPGAKIIDVRSEAEYAEASIPGAVNIPLLDNAQRAEVGKLYKEKGAGEAAELGIQFVSPKLSGIVSQFTEQAQEGPLVVFCWRGGMRSKSVCSLMESMGLPVYRLVGGYKAYRKYVNEYLARPLRHKVVVIHGLTGVGKTEVLHELRRMSLPAVDLEGLANNRGSVFGQIGMYPQPSQKMFDSLLVEELALWEAAGYIIVECESRRIGRLILPETLTEAMRNGIKILAYCPLKIRMERIKRIYSSKNEFGLVENKEELKRAIKSLERRIGKQRTADFCMMVDQGQLNEVVEHLLVSYYDPLYRYPSEPSGQYDLSVDTSDISTAAKEISAVLSKMEV; via the coding sequence ATGTCAAATGAAATTTCTGTCCGGGAAGCGCTGGAGTTGCCGGGTGCAAAGATAATAGATGTCAGGTCCGAAGCCGAGTATGCAGAGGCTTCAATTCCGGGAGCTGTGAATATCCCTCTGCTTGATAACGCCCAAAGGGCTGAAGTGGGGAAGCTGTATAAGGAAAAAGGCGCCGGGGAGGCTGCGGAGCTGGGAATTCAGTTTGTTTCCCCCAAACTATCCGGAATCGTCAGTCAGTTCACCGAACAAGCCCAGGAAGGTCCCCTGGTAGTTTTTTGTTGGAGAGGCGGAATGCGCAGCAAGTCCGTGTGTTCTTTAATGGAATCAATGGGATTGCCTGTTTACAGACTGGTTGGCGGTTATAAGGCTTACCGCAAGTACGTCAATGAGTATCTTGCCAGGCCTTTGAGACACAAGGTGGTAGTTATTCATGGCCTGACAGGTGTCGGAAAAACCGAGGTGCTCCATGAACTGAGAAGGATGTCTTTACCTGCTGTGGATTTGGAAGGGTTGGCCAACAACCGGGGTTCAGTCTTTGGACAGATAGGGATGTATCCTCAGCCCAGCCAGAAGATGTTTGACAGTTTATTGGTAGAGGAACTGGCCTTGTGGGAAGCCGCCGGATATATCATCGTCGAATGTGAAAGCAGGCGGATAGGCAGGCTAATTCTTCCCGAAACCCTTACAGAAGCTATGAGAAACGGCATTAAAATATTGGCTTACTGTCCTTTAAAAATACGTATGGAACGTATAAAAAGAATATATAGTTCTAAAAATGAGTTTGGACTAGTAGAAAATAAGGAAGAATTGAAGAGAGCCATAAAATCTCTGGAAAGAAGAATTGGCAAACAGAGAACGGCTGATTTTTGCATGATGGTTGACCAGGGACAGCTTAATGAAGTAGTGGAACATCTCCTGGTTAGTTATTATGACCCTTTGTACCGGTATCCGTCCGAACCCAGTGGGCAGTATGACCTGAGTGTTGATACCAGTGATATTTCCACAGCAGCAAAAGAAATAAGCGCAGTACTTTCAAAAATGGAGGTGTGA
- a CDS encoding PfkB family carbohydrate kinase, translating to MSKITEREKEILKILKNDPMIAQDDLARVLGISRSAAAVHISNLIRKGYILGRGYVFNDRTGVLVIGRIFVEISAITTCAGDSTAEIDIRPGGAAYNISLHLAAQNISTLPVSVIGRDDYGEMIREKLNRKGLDTRLLVVQDWFPTPRRITFVDKGEPAEIIDGRAAELLSPEKLQSIEVTINNCRMVIIDSGIPESTVSHICGLSAAAGVPVCFKFNGDVYEKHYYQRIQMFDTVLMTKDTAEELCECKIKNLDDGIRAARQIAENGAAKAVIVLPELGVVMFGEEGSVSVPLQPGREKLDRRAVDIFAAGVINGIINSYDYRQSMRLALGAAGQQ from the coding sequence ATGAGTAAAATAACCGAACGGGAAAAAGAAATCCTTAAAATATTAAAAAATGACCCTATGATAGCACAGGATGATCTGGCTCGGGTATTGGGGATATCCAGGTCTGCGGCGGCAGTTCATATTTCCAATCTAATCAGGAAGGGATACATTTTGGGGCGGGGCTATGTCTTTAATGACCGGACCGGAGTGTTGGTGATCGGCAGAATTTTTGTCGAAATTTCTGCGATAACAACCTGCGCCGGTGATTCTACAGCAGAAATCGATATTCGTCCAGGGGGCGCTGCTTACAATATATCTCTTCATCTGGCGGCACAGAATATCTCTACTCTTCCCGTAAGTGTTATCGGAAGAGATGACTATGGTGAGATGATACGGGAGAAACTGAATAGAAAAGGCTTGGATACCAGGCTGCTGGTGGTTCAGGATTGGTTCCCCACCCCCAGGAGGATTACCTTTGTTGACAAAGGCGAACCCGCGGAAATAATTGACGGGCGGGCAGCAGAGCTGCTTTCACCAGAGAAACTGCAGAGCATTGAAGTTACCATCAATAACTGCAGAATGGTCATTATTGATTCCGGTATTCCTGAGAGTACAGTCAGTCACATATGTGGTCTTTCTGCTGCGGCAGGAGTTCCCGTTTGTTTCAAGTTTAATGGTGATGTTTACGAAAAACATTATTATCAAAGAATTCAAATGTTTGATACTGTTTTGATGACAAAGGACACTGCAGAGGAGCTTTGTGAGTGTAAGATCAAAAACCTTGATGACGGTATCCGGGCTGCCCGGCAGATTGCTGAGAACGGGGCTGCCAAAGCTGTTATCGTCCTGCCTGAACTTGGGGTAGTCATGTTTGGAGAAGAGGGTTCTGTCTCTGTTCCGCTGCAGCCGGGTCGGGAAAAACTGGACAGGCGGGCTGTGGACATTTTTGCTGCCGGAGTAATCAATGGCATTATCAACTCCTATGACTACCGTCAGTCCATGAGACTGGCCCTTGGCGCAGCGGGACAGCAGTAG